DNA sequence from the Raphanus sativus cultivar WK10039 unplaced genomic scaffold, ASM80110v3 Scaffold1275, whole genome shotgun sequence genome:
tcttatatattacaTTCGTTCCTCATCCTTATCGAAGTTGTAAATATGCCATGATTTTTCCTTCTTTAGTGTTTTTATACATGTGTAttcaacaaaaaagaaagagtctcaACAATGAGCATGTTGAATAATATTCAACTGTTGAAAGCAATGTAAAGTGGGTGTTGAACCGAAGAAAATATACGTAGATTCACAAGTGTTGAATACTTTTAACGGGTTGAAAGTAAATAAATTGGAGTCCACTTTaacatgtattttattattattggttatcttttttttcacctaatagtttaaatttcattatttcactgtaaaatatttttctatagaaaacaaaacttattatttttaatgatcTACAAATAGAGATTAGtttcatttcatttaaatataggataaaaatatatgttttccttatatttttattttatttactaatattaattttatgaactCGATTAAAATTAtgtcattttaattattaaaacagtgtcatttaaattatttaatttaattcaatcaatttttGAATTCATATATAGCTATtgctatagaaataaaaatacaaattagagTGTTGaattttatcaaacaaaatcaTTGTAGAGATAAAATTTGTGTATGTATTGAATTAATAGATGACAAAAAAGAATATGATGTTGATTGTAAAAATGTAAATTAGGGTGTTGAATCTATACAACCATTGTACATAGTTAATACGACTACTCAATGCATGCGAGCATGCCACACCCATTTTCATTAGAAAACCCATTCATTTTGTCTAGTTGATTGTTTATATAGTTAGTGATAGCAACATAAAACCTATGGTATTGAGATACTGGGATATAACACGGGCCTCATTGCTACGGCTCAGTCACATTAAGATAAATCAGACACTATTCATGGGCCAACTCATTTCTTTGAAGATGCCATTATTACAAACACACAAAGCCTACATATTATTACAGCATTATGAAACAGTGCGATGGATCTCTCTCTCAACATAATTGCTTTTAAGCTGTctgcttgttgttgttgtagaatCTGAGAAAGAAAGCAACGCCGAGAATCAAGAGAGGAACCAAGTATACAAGCATCTTGTTTCCAGATTCTTCTTTTGTGGTTTCAGCCGTAGATTCTTTCTCCCACGGCGGAATATATTTCGCCGTCACCGGGACAGTTGACTTGTCAACGTCACCAATATAATACTTCTTCATTGTGTCTTTCGCATCATTGCTGTGGTTCACATCGTCAAAGTCAGTGGACGCGTCCTTTCCTTCATTTTTCAACAAATCACAAGATTATTAAAACCGACagaaaagtttaaaaaaaacgaACCGGACTAAACCAATGGTTAATTATACGTACCGGTGACGGCGAGTAGAACATTGTCACCGCCGGGATGTTCGTCCATGAAACTGCTGATGTCATAAACCTGTGGATTCAGTATTCACTTGTTTTGTAAAACTAGTAGATGGCCAAAAATAGAGGGTTTTAGGGAATTTTATCTTTTGGTTGAGACCTTTCCATGGATAAGAATCCAACAATCGTTCTTGCACTTATGTTTAGCCACATCATGAAACGAGATAAGCTTGGCCATTGATTACTTTCTTATGCTCTTGCCGGCTAGAAATGAACCTGAAATAGAGGACATTTGTATAAAGTTTCATTAGACTGAAACGAAATCAAGAAAGTAAGATGGTAAAAGGGAAGAGCTTACACGATTATGAACCAATATAAAACAGAGCGCAAACTTCTCGAGACCACACGCGTTCTGTTTATATTGTAAGTTGGTGAAGCTCttgaattttgtttatattgtaAGTTGGTGAAGCTCTtgaattttgttatttcttgatttaaaaatacaaaataaacttACGGTCTTGttttgtcctttttttttttgatcaaacggTCTTGTTTTGTCTGGGAGCTATAATAGAATAGggtaaataaatagttttttttgttcacaggtcaaaaaaatagtttatttccCAGCTTTTGAAGATGGACAATGAACGTAGCAACTTATAGTTGACCGCTCCTTCGATACCTTACCCACAATTTATTTACAGCTAGATTAAGGAAGTGAAAGAAAAGTCAAAAAATGGCACCTACCATATTGAAACGTGAAGAATATGCCTCAAAGTGGTCAGCCACCTCAGGTAGGTTGGTGAAGTTCTTCACGttttaattttctcaaaaacaaGTCAGGCatcattgtttattttgttttagacTTTTGAGAAAGCCTCAAAGATTTCTCATCAGGCCCATAAACGATAGAAATATTTTCATGAAAACTTATAAATCTCTTTTTCCTC
Encoded proteins:
- the LOC130494314 gene encoding cytochrome B5-like, which gives rise to MAKLISFHDVAKHKCKNDCWILIHGKVYDISSFMDEHPGGDNVLLAVTGKDASTDFDDVNHSNDAKDTMKKYYIGDVDKSTVPVTAKYIPPWEKESTAETTKEESGNKMLVYLVPLLILGVAFFLRFYNNNKQTA